The genome window GTTTCCTGTGTCTGCTGGATCTCGACACTTTCCTGGATTGCAACTCGACATTCCAGGCAATCCGATACATCCGCCACCAGGCAGAGACGACACTTGGTGTGTCCACAGCTGTCGGTGACTAGGCGATTCTGTCCTGTAGCATCGCAGTTGCAGCGAGGACATTTATTCATTGCTATATTCTAAATGCATTGAAATCGCACGTACAGGAGACTGCAATTGCAGCTATGCTTCTTCTTTGTCGCAGCCATTCAGCACGAAACGTAAACAAAGTACACGGTCAGAAATACTTTTCATGTATTTTACATCCTTTATATTAAAACTAAGAATAAAGAAGATCTTTTTATCAGAGTACTATGAGCTGAGGTTTTGTTCGTCCTGCCTATTCGCATGCATCATCCATCTCTAGGTCGGCCACATGACCAGGAAACAGGTGCGCCTTCTGCATGGGCACGTGCACAAAGTAACGATCACAAAACTTGGGGTTGCGTCGAAGCAGGACCTCTGTCAGTATTGTGCCATAGTCGATCTTCTTGGTGATCAAAAGCCGCCGGCTCTCCCCACTCCCATAGCTAGCCGAACGCAAGCCAAATCTTCGGGCGATTCTGCAAAGTAAAATGCCAACACTATAAGCAATTATTTATTACGATGTGGGATAAAGGTGCTTACTGGTGAAGCGTGCTTCTTTCTTCCTTCGAAAACGTGGGCTCAAACTGCATGTCACGTATGTCGTCCGATCTCACATAGTTTTCTATAAGCTTGCGGTAATCAGCGAAATTTCCCTTTGTATTTATTAATCCAAGACCATTACGATTGTTCTTTAGCAGATAACTGAAAATATGAACGAGATTAGTTTCGTTTGGCGATACGGTAAAATGTCGAACTCCTACCATACGGGCTCTTCACGTCCCTGCTTCAGTCGCCCTAAGCCACCGCCTGTCCAGCCCATCAGTCGCATCATGTGATATCCCTTGTTGCTGGGGTCCAACTTGGGATCGCCCGGACTGTCGGCGGACTCATTGGTGACTTTGATCTTGACGCCGTCCTTGTTTTTTTCCACCTTAATGGTGTCGCGCGTGGCATTCAGCTGTGTAGCGTAGTTCCGGGTTAAATAGGGCATATATTATTGCAGGACTTTCATACCTTAATACTATAGCAATAGGACTGGATCGTCAAATGCGCCTGCTTATAGGCAGCTTTCTTGGCCGCCTTAAGGCTCTCCCCCTGTCCTGTCGCTATTACCTCATCATTTACTAATATTTCGGCGCATTTTGTATTATCGCTTAATGGCTGTTCTCGGCTGTCACGCTCTTCGTACTTGACATTCGCAATTTGGCAGGAGTTTTGCAGGCTGCACCGTCCCCCAGCCAAGTACACAATGAGCCGACCGAAACGCAGATCTTGATAGAGATCGATTGGATCTCCGCCGCCAAAACACTGGCGATTTATGTTCGAGCTATCCTCTGGGGAGCCCGACGAGGAAAGGGGTGGAGCCCGGCGCCCTAGTAGTTGGAATTAGGCATTAGGCTGTGGTCTCTCTGGCTCGTATAGTTACTAGTGATAAAAAGAATCTTCTCCCGCCTATTGGCCCACTAATTGTTCAGTCGTCTACCTTTGGCGCGCTGCTCCGCCGCATCCGACGCCGAGACGAAGGTGCGCTTGAGGCGCTGTTCCCGTTTCTGACGGAATTCCGCTGCGATTTCCTTGGACAACTCGGCCACCAAAAGCATCGTCGCGCTGGGATACTTGCAGCCCATGAACTCCATGTTGACGAACGTTTGGGCCAGGCACACCAGCCGGTCCTCCTCAAAACGATCCTTGTGGGCCAGCATGAAGCTGCGTCGCAGATCCCAGTGCTCATCACTTTCGTACTCCGTCTTGTAGCTGTCTACATCCCAGTCCAAGGAAAATTCCCCGGATGCGTAGCCGGCATCATCCTTTTTTGCTTTGACTTTCTTCTGCTTTGGCTTGGATTGTTGGACAGACATCTTGACAAGAAGAGTAAATAGCGTTCTACTTGTCAAATAAAATGGCACGCTTGTTTTTTGATTGCTGTTTTCCCATTCACAGCGAATTATCAATTACCGATTGGCCATGTGTTCCATTGGCTATCGATAACGTAGCGATAACGATAGGCCCCATCACGGCTCTACTCTgtcgtgcgtgtgtgtttttaAGTTCCTGCCTTTTAATTCATGATTTTTTGGTAACTTAACAATAATTTGGAGAGCGACGCGACGCCCAGGAAGTCAGAAACGAATTGCCAAAGTGTCTCCACAGACGATTGCCCCAAAGTGAGAGATCGGATCAGCCCAAAGCAGCCAACATGAGCATACCCAACGAGTACATAGCGAAAACGGAGGATGTGGCGGAACAGGTAAGATATATTAGGTTCCACTGCCTAAAAGAAGTCCACCAGGACTCCATATCCATCGCAGAGAGCGTCTTCCCGATGCCCCCAAACGCGATTTGCGGGAAAGCCCTGGCAGCTGCAGACTGGGAAAACTGCCAACGTCACCCAAACGCGGCAAAGTTTGAGGGTCTTGGCTGCATATAATCACGATCCGCTGACATGGGGGCTACGTGCTGGGCATTGGCTTCCAATAAGAATTGGGTGCAACCCAGATGATGGGTTTGCATTGTACTCCAGTACCGCAATTGCCAGTTGTTGCGTCTGCCGCAGGGAaaactctctctctcgctgCTTATTTTCTACCTGTGTGCTGCTGCGtatgtgtctgtgtgtgtgcgagagagCTGTCTCCGCAAGTGAAAGTGTTGAAAAAGAAATAGCGGGCAGCTGGACGCCAGCGGCCAGGTCGAGTTCCGTAATAGTCGGGCTAGAAAGCCAGGTGAACTTGCTCGCgatttacatatatacatgtatgAAGTTACATGGACAGCCGGGCCAAAACCCGTTAGCTGGCAGATAGCAATCGAGAGATACTAGCGTTTAGAGACACGTCACAGCCAGCGGGCGATTTCTAGCGACTACGAGCAAGCCACGCTCAACGGCATTGTATATTTAAATCCCTTATCACCTTGTCAGTAGCCCCCTTATCACCATATCAGCACCCATCCCAATTGCTCTCAACTCAACCAGAACCAATCGAACGCTCATTTTTGCAGGTCATCAAGCGCGGCAAAAATGTGCTGCCCACGGTGGCCCGTTTGTGCCTCATCGCCACGTTCTTCGAGGACGGCCTGCGCATGTACTTCCAATGGAACGAGCAGCGGGAGTACATGGACATGAGCTGGGGCTGCGGCAAGTTCCTGGCCACCGTCTTTGTGCTCGTCAACCTGCTGGGCCAACTGGGCGGCTGCGGCATGGTGATGGCCAGATTTAAGGTCGACATAGCGGTGGGACTGCTCTTCTTCATTGTGGTGTTGCAAGTGAGTCTGCATACATATCCGCCAGAAGCAGAAGCCTTGACGTTAACCCGATCCTCTGTTTGCAGACCGTGGCATACTCCATTCTGTGGGACTTCCAGTTCTTACTGCGAAACTTTGCACTGATCGGAGCCCTACTGCTCGTCCTGGCGGAAGCCAGAATAGAGGGGCGCAGCCTGTTCGCCGGCGTGCCATCGATGGGCGAGAACAAGCCCAAGAACTTCATGCAGCTGGCGGGCCGCATCCTGCTGGCCTTCATGTTCATCACTTTGATCCGCTTTGAGCTGAGCGTATGGCAAGTTATCCAGGACATCATCGGCTCCATTCTGATGGTGCTGGTCGTGCTGGGATACAAGACGAAGCTGTCCGCCCTGATTTTGGTGGCTCTGCTTACGGTCCTGAACCTGTACCACAATGCCTGGTGGACCATTCCGTCCTACAAGCCACTCAGGGATTTCTTGAAATACGACTTTTTCCAGGTTAGCTGTTGACAATATTTTTCCCATGAATTTTTGCTAATTTTTCGCATTCCTTTCACAGACTCTCTCGGTGATCGGTGGCCTCCTCATGATCGTGTCCTTGGGCCCTGGCGGCGTTTCCATGGACGAGCACAAGAAGAAGTGGTAGAGGCCAGGCAACGGTCGCTCCTTGCACGAAACACTTTCAACATTTGACTTTTACCGTGTTTTACTCTTTCCGAGAAATGTTAGTTAGGAATTACCATAAAATGGGACAACAACAggagcagcatcagcagcacaaCACCGGCACGTATAAGAACTTGACAATTTTCAATAAAGGGACTTCCGCAATACCCCTCCACTGGCTCACTCATAGGGATCGCCCCAACCCAACCCCAAATCCATTCGCGCACATTCAACGACAAACTTCgacattttaaacatttaggacattttatttttgtacaTAAAGAACAGGCAAGAAAAAACTTTGGTCACTTTCGAGCCATCCCCAAATGAGAGACATAACTGATTTTTGTATCTATGCTTGTCAATATCCATGTTTTTTGCCGATTTTATATATGATTTGTACGCTCTTATAAATAAGTTGTAACCTTGgtgtttgccttttgttgATTGCTAGAAGTTTGAATATGAAAACGATGTATAAAATATGATGTACCAATTGACAATGATTTGTTTCTTTCGTTTATAAGCAAAAGTGTAATAGAATTAAATTGTAACGTTTTAATAAACATAAAGATGAAAAACCGAGCCTTGTGCATTTTAAACTTGCCGCCAATTGGCCGATAAATGGTAAATTGCTTTGTTTGTTAACCAGCACTAAGGCACAGCTGACTCGCAACGTCAACAAAGAGGGAAATGCCCATTCTTCGACTACTGGGTACCCCGTACTAAGTTAACTGCTAGTGAATCCTGCATTACTAAAGGTGGTAGATCTATTTATTGCAAAAATAAGAGTATAATAAGAGAGAATATGAATATGTAtgaaatgtttatatactatcTAGACACAATATAAATGATTAAAAAGTGATTAGGCACCGGGTTTTTTATTGTTGGTGAattaagtaaatataaaacaacaCATTGAAAAGTCCTGACCTCTCCAACAAGGCAGTGAAATGTCAACGGCCTCTGATTTTTGAAAAACTTGAAATAAACTCTGAAAATAAATAGAGATGAGTACATTTGATTAATTTCCAAATATTGTTGCAATCAGTTCAAATCAATTGCAATA of Drosophila mauritiana strain mau12 chromosome 3R, ASM438214v1, whole genome shotgun sequence contains these proteins:
- the LOC117143272 gene encoding NF-kappa-B-repressing factor, with translation MSVQQSKPKQKKVKAKKDDAGYASGEFSLDWDVDSYKTEYESDEHWDLRRSFMLAHKDRFEEDRLVCLAQTFVNMEFMGCKYPSATMLLVAELSKEIAAEFRQKREQRLKRTFVSASDAAEQRAKGRRAPPLSSSGSPEDSSNINRQCFGGGDPIDLYQDLRFGRLIVYLAGGRCSLQNSCQIANVKYEERDSREQPLSDNTKCAEILVNDEVIATGQGESLKAAKKAAYKQAHLTIQSYCYSIKLNATRDTIKVEKNKDGVKIKVTNESADSPGDPKLDPSNKGYHMMRLMGWTGGGLGRLKQGREEPVCYLLKNNRNGLGLINTKGNFADYRKLIENYVRSDDIRDMQFEPTFSKEERSTLHQIARRFGLRSASYGSGESRRLLITKKIDYGTILTEVLLRRNPKFCDRYFVHVPMQKAHLFPGHVADLEMDDACE
- the LOC117143276 gene encoding surfeit locus protein 4 homolog — protein: MSIPNEYIAKTEDVAEQVIKRGKNVLPTVARLCLIATFFEDGLRMYFQWNEQREYMDMSWGCGKFLATVFVLVNLLGQLGGCGMVMARFKVDIAVGLLFFIVVLQTVAYSILWDFQFLLRNFALIGALLLVLAEARIEGRSLFAGVPSMGENKPKNFMQLAGRILLAFMFITLIRFELSVWQVIQDIIGSILMVLVVLGYKTKLSALILVALLTVLNLYHNAWWTIPSYKPLRDFLKYDFFQTLSVIGGLLMIVSLGPGGVSMDEHKKKW